GGCTAGAGCTGTAAAAAATATCTTCTTCACGAAAACCAAACGTTTTTAATAACTGTACAAATACATCCGCATAGCGTCGGTCTTTATAACAATGGCTGACAAATACTTTTCTACTCATTTTTATACCTCCAGTTAATCATTTCATCCACATTATATCAAATTTATTGATAAATAGGGAGTTTTTATAAAATTAAAATAGTATTATTTTATAATATTAATAATAAAAAAGTGAGCAACTACTCTCCGTACTCTAAATACCAACTTTTTTAAGATAGATCAACATAAAGGAGCCATACTTTATTAGTAAAACAAATAGGTGATTAATCCTGTAACACCCACTATAATGAAAAAAAAAGACAACAGGCTCTATCCAACTATTGTTTTTAAAGAAAAGATTTTGCCTATTCTTTACTAACCCCCAACCATACTTGCCTGGAAGTATCAATTCAATAAGAAAAGAGATTAGTAAAAAGAATACAGCAAGTTTTAGCTTTTTTATCGCCAAGTAATACATGCCAATAAAATATAACACTAATTGAAGTATTTTACATATGCGTATAGCCTTTATATTCTCTAATTTCATTGTTATCCCTCCTATAAAATTATTATTTGCTCAACCAATCTATTGTTCACAACATTTATCTATTTTTTAAGCTCTCAGTTTTATTATTAATTCCAGATATTTTGTTTCTTTTTCAATACCTGTTTATGTTCCATACTAAATGATTATTCACCGAATTGAAAAAAATTTTTGTTATTTTTCCTTATATATAAGAGAGCATTTTTGGGTGTTATTTAATCGAGGAATAGAAGATTTTTTATTGCGAACAGTTGTTTTTTTCGGTATACTAATAGCCATAGGATAGAAATAATTAACAAGGGGAATGGTAATCATTCGCTTAGCACGAAATGAGTGAATTAGATGCACTTTCTCCTAACGATAAAACTAAATAATTGGCACTTCCTGGAACGGCCACCAACCAAACCCGTGAAGTCTTGATTAAACAGTACGAACCTGCTTAACCAAATCGCCAGTAGTGTAAGTCATTTTCTTATTTTTACATTTGTTTTGTATACCAGAAGACCGCAAACCTTCTCCTTTCAAGTACAGACGAATAAAAATAATGTTTCTTTGTCTTGCCTATTGCCAACGATTGCAGGGAGTCTGTAATCGTTTTTTTGTTGCTATCCTATAAAATTTGAGAAAAAGAATAAAAAAATAGGCACTTCATTTACTGGCACCATCCAGTAAATGAAGCCCCGAATAGACAGTACGACCTATCTATCCAAGTTGCCCGATTACTAGTACCGTAGCACTAGCTTCTTTATTGTACCTAATTTTTGTAAGAATTTCTAGACAGTTTTTGAAATTTATTCAGAGTAGGTGAAGAATCTTGCTACAGTCTTTTAGTCATTCCAACGATAGAGGCGGTAACCTTTATCGTTTTTTCTTTTTCTTAATTGTCGTTTGTTACTTAAATAAACAATAAAAAGGAGAACTTACTTATGAAAAATTCTGCCATTTGTCTTAAAACTGTTCCTTATCAGGACATTATTGATCTTCGCGATACACTTGAGCGACTGCAATCGTGGCAAGAACCGTTGGCGGTTTTGGATCAGTATTTTACAAATCCAACTACGCCGATCAATAAGAAACAGGTGGTTAGGCAATATTATGCGTGCTCTAAATTATTCCAAACATTTCATTCAGACTTTGAAAAGCTCAACGTAACTGCTGAAAAACAATTATCGAAAATTCAAGAAATAAGTACGAAATAACCACCTGACAATAATCAAAGAACGATTGTATAGGATAGAAAAGCCGTATTTATCGAAAAAATTCCAATCTACACGACACGTATAAAGGAAAAGATGAAGATATTTTACTACTCAAACATTATGTATTAGACAAAACTATTCATTTTCCAAATTACTTCAAAAAAAAATTTCCCCATCAAAATGATTATTTCCGATTGCATGGAGTCACATTCCAATCTCAATTCAATGATGAGATTGGAAACAACTCCTTCTAATTTCCAAAGTGAAACGTTCTTACTAGGTCTCATATTTTTATTTTGTTAAAATAACAGTTCCTTCATCTGCTAACGTGTTTTTACTCTCATTTTTCCCATTATCATGCCAATTTTGCCAAACTAATTTTTTTCCATTATTTAGCTCTTCTGGACTAACGCCTTTTTCTCTCCTTGATGAGCTTATGATAATACGTCCTTTTTTATTACCACCAAATAAACTTCGCTCACCTTGTCCCAAAACTAGAATAGTATTACGATCAGATGTTGTTTGATAACCATCTCGTTCTCCACTGACCTTCACAAAAGGTTTCTTCACTTCAAAGTGTATTTCATACTCAATGTCAGCTGGCAAAGTGTCTGTTGCAGGGAGTGGCACTTTTTTTATTGAAGTAATCTCCACATCATCAAAACTTAATAATTTGCCCTCATCCCATTTATTGTAGGCCATCCACCCGCCAATCGCTAAAAATAACCCAGATAAACCGCAGATGATTCCATAAAGTATCCTTTTTTTATTTTTTTCCAAACTGACTTCTTTAAACATTATCTTGTCTCCTCTTAATAACTCGTCAAGAGATTGGCTGAACAAATCACTTATTTCAACAATTTGATTTAAATCTGGATAACTTTTCCCATTCTCCCATTTAGAAATAAGCTGTCGCGAAACGTGAAATTTTTGTGCCAACTCTTCTTGGGTCATATTCATTTTTAGTCGCTGTTCCTTAATTATCTTACCAATATCCATTTTGTCCTCCTTAAATCGACTATAAAAAAGAAACCATCAATATGCTAGAAACAGATGATAACATGGACTAAAATCAGAGCAACAAATCGTAACAATCCTCTAAAGTAGCCATCTTATAAGCTTTTCATTTTTTATGTACAACGAACAAATAATTGCGTTCTTTCATACTATATCTTTTATTTTCTCTACTATTTCTTGAAGTAGTGTTCATTGTCAATTCGGAACAACCTTCAAAAGTTTCTCCACTTCGTAAACCGCCTCTCCGCTCGTAAAATGAAATGTCTCCGTATCCGTATAGATAATCAACTTCGTGCTCATTGCTCTTCCACCATATCTTGTTGGACGCGAGCAAACTTTCGCTTTTATGTCACGAATTTGCCTTTTTCTAATCATTCTTTCTTCTTCGTTAATCCAAAGCGTTATGTATCCTTTTGACATGATAATCTTAACTCTTTTGCTGAATAATTTTTTATACAACTTTTCAAAAATCGTTCCCAAAATATACCATCCCAAAATAAAACTGCTAACAATTACTAACATATCATACTCTGTCTCTCCAAAAAGGTAAGTTACAAAATTAAGCACCATAACTATCCCTACAAAACAACAAGCAACAAAAAGAACGGCAGTGACCTTTTTTACGATACTATATTTCGAATAATTAAAGTCTGCGACTAAAAGAATCTTTATTCGTTTTTTCATCAATTTTTCTCCTCCAAAGATCCCAATAACTATCTCTAAGATTTTCAACTATACTTCTTTTCATACGCCAACGAACCAAATAAATAAATCAGCCAAATAATTCCATTAGGTACCAACCAAATAATTGTATAGCCAACTAAAAAGAAAACGAGTTCACCGCCAGAGGCAGCCATTGCCCCTGCAATGAAGGCTCTTGGAATAATGAAAATCGCTACAATTCCACTAACTCCATAATAAAAATACAGAGGCTTTCTAGGTATATAAAAATGATAGGACTTTACTTCAAACCAGTTGACAAAAAATAACTTCACACCTAATGAAACAATAACTGTTAATATTACCGCTAAGTAAAAATTGCGATCACCGACGATCCGCCAACATAGTGGAAATAATATCAACTGACTTAAAAATTCTAACAATAAAATAACACTATATTTTCCTTTATTCATCTCTTCTCCACCCCTCTTGATCCAATCACATACAACACCCAACCAATCAAATTAGGCAACCACCAAATATAGAGAAATCCCTGAAAGAAGTAATGAAAATTCCCAGCACTTGCATACATCCCACCCCAGAAGAAAGCGATGGGATTAACAACTATAGAAACCATTCCGTTAATCCAATAATAATAGTTTAACGGTTTTCTTGGATAATTAATCTTCGGAAATACCTTTTCAATTCCCCGTAAAACAACAAACTTTAAAGGAATCGTCAGCAGCATTGCAACAATAACCAATCCAATAGAAATAAACATCCAGTAGTCACTATAGTGCAAATGAAAAAAGTAAACCAATGGTATAGAAATAATTGGTGTTACAGTTAGTTGTGTTACTAACTCAAGATTTAAAATAAAGACATACTTCAACCAACCCATTCTTTTTTTGTTCAATAACATCCTCCTCCTTTTTTATACCAATTTACCTCTTATTATAGCAATAAATAGTGTGTTTTCATTCTCTATACTAAAAAAAAACGAGCAAACTAATCAATTAGTTTTGGCTCGTTTCTCTTTTATATGTGTAGCATAAAGCATCAGTTTTTTTAATTAAGATAGGTGAATTATTTCCCTGTAATTGAATCCCAAATTCCACTAAAGAATCCTTTGATATTTTCCCAAAGTCCTTTAGATTTTTCTTGAATTTGTTCTTTTGTCTTAGACAAATCTAATTGTCCAACAAAGTCTTCAAAAATATTTTTATCTTTCATATCACTCATTAATGTAGTCAATTCTTTCACTTGATCAGATGTCATCACATCTTTGATTCCTTGACTTTGTAAGGCACTTTCAACGGTTTGTTGAATATCTTCTTGGGTTAGTTTTTTTCCGTCTGCTGTTTTTTTAGCTAGTTCTTTTTTGGCTTGTTCTTGCGCTGCATTTAATGCTTCGTCAGAATAACCATCTTTTGCTTTGTTTTCTTCTGTAATTTTGGATAATACATCCATTTCATCTTGGGCAACACCTACACGATCCCGATTGATAATGCCACCAGATTCTTCGACGATTTTATACACACCTGCTAAAGCACCAGAACCATCAATCGGTACTGCAGAAGCAACAGTCAGCTTTGCATCTGTAATCCCAGCAGTCAATGCTGCATTTTGATATTGGGCTTCTGTAATTTTCGTAATGTTTTTAGGTGTAGCGATATCTACAGAAATTCCCGCACCTTTTTTCTGCGTTTCCATCCGAACGGAACTATACACCGCCCACTCAGGTGTGAAGCCACCATCAGGGATAAAACTCATCAAATCTTGCCCTGTGGTTGTATATTGTGGTGTTTCTCCTTTTATTCCAAGTTCTTTCAACGTATAGTCTTTTTGCTCTTTAGTAAGTGCGTTGCCTAAAGCGACTGCATTGATTTGTAAGTTTTGTTCAGCACTACTGCTAGTTTCCGTACTCGTTGAGCTTGTTGTTGTGCTTTGCTCAGTTGCAAATGCTGCTGTTCCACTATATATACTTGTTGAAATCAAAAGTAAGCTCATCGCCAAAGCGAATTTTTTCTGTTTCATAAAAAATCCTCCTAAAATAACTTCTATTTGTAACCTACTATACAACACTTTTTTTAGTTATTCCTTAAGGACGATCCTGTTTTAATAAATTTTTATTGTATGACTCTTATTTTTCATCAAATATCAAAAATACTTGGAACTTATCAACACAAGAAGCGTGTAAACGTAAAAAGAACTCGCCCTCTTCTTTTCTATTTATTGAGATTATCCGATTTATTTGCTACCCTATTCATTTGACATTTCTTTAAATTGACAATCAATAGTCTAAACCCTATGTCATTGTCCGATTATTATTTTCCTTTAAATAAGTAAGCAATTAAGTAAAACCTAACTCTTTTTTTACTTAGACCAATATCAAAAGGCAACTTAAAAAAGTAAAAACTCCTTACATACTTTAAAGGTTTAAACAGTTTTAGCTAATATTGCAAAAAATCATTTTTTTCAAGTCTAAAAAGGTGGCTATTTCAAAGAAACAATTAATTTTGAGTATATACAACATGATATAATAAAAATTGAATATAATAAAAATTATATTCAATTTTTATCTTAAATTTATTTATGAAATCAACTCGAGTAAGGAGTTGTTGTTAATTGGTTAAGAAAAAACTCTCATTTGAATTAATGAGAATCCTCGCTTTTCTAATGGTAGTCTTTAATCATGTCTTTCATTACCTATTTTATGGATTAGAAATTTCTTATGAATGGAATGTTACGGCACTATTGATTGTTGTTGTAAAACCAGCTGTGCCGATCTTTATGATGATGTCAGGTGCATTATTACTAAGGAAAGAGTATTCATCAAAAGAGCTTATGAATAAGATTATTAGTGTGTTTGGTGTACTTTTATTGTTTTCATTATTTTATTATTATTTTGATCCTGAATTACAAAAAACGGAGAAAACATTTATTTTTTTATTTTTGAGTGGACAGATTAGTAATGCCTTGTGGTATATGTACGTATATCTCGCATTTTTGATAGTTCTTCCGTTCATAAAAAAAATGGTAGATACATTTAATGAACAAGATTATCGTAAATTCTTTTTGATTTTATTGTTCTTTTCCATGCTATTTCCTTATCTTTTAAGAGTTCTAGGTGCTGATACTTCACAAAATGATTTTGTTAAATTCATATTAAGTCCGTACTTATTGTATTTCGTTTTCGGAAATTATTATATTAATGTGAAAAAAGGCAAACTTGAATTGTTAAACAACCGATCATACCTCGTGCCTTTAATTTATTTGGTTACATTAATATTTTCTACCGGAATAATTATTTTATCGAGGAGTAACCTTCAAGATTTCAGTCTATGGAATAACAAAGCGGATTCTTTTCAATATGGGGTATTATCGATCGCTTTGTTTTTAATGTTAAATAAAATAACGATTACATCAAAAATAATGGAGCGCGGAATTATTTTCTTAGGTTCTAAAACTTACTTTGCCTACTTGATTTCGGATTTTGTGATTCATAGTATCTATATAGATCTCTTGCAACGATTAGATTTCTTTGATAATGTATTGATCAAGTTTACCATCATCTCGATTTGCATTGCCATAATTTGCATATTATTTTCGTTAATTTTAAACCTACTTTTAGCTAGTAGTAAAAAACTAGTGATTAGCATAAAAAAATAGATACCCATTACTAAAAAAATAATCGAGAATGATTTCATAAATCAAGTTAAAATGAACAACTAAATATATTGAATTACTGAAAGACAACATTCCAGCTATTCAGGATTATTGCATCTATTAAACAACTTCATCAATCTTTTTCCTGGACCTTTAGTGAGCAAAGCCTAGATAACCGGCGGAACCAAAAATAGTCCCATTAAAAATAAGCTGAAATTCACAAAATTTTTACTCTAATACTTTTGATGTTGGTAAAAAATTACCGACATCTTTTTTAATCCAAAGAATAATATAAAAGGCATCTTGATATCCTTTATAATTAGGTCAATGAAAACCATTAAAAAAGGGAGAATACACCAATTTTCATTTGGTATGCTTGATTACTCTGCTCATATTTGCGCTCCTTGTGAATTAGCTATACAATCAATTTCAGTACAATAAACAGAGAATACATAATAACAATACAAACAAAAATGATTCTATCTTTTTTTATCAAATTCCCCCTAAAATCCAAATAAATAAAACGAACGGAAGTCAAAAGTATCACTATTGAAAATATTGTGCACAATAAATTTCCCATAACTATTATCCAATTTTAACGAGGCTTAAAATCATAAACTAAATTTAAAATAACCCCACGACCTCTATTATTGTCCTCAAAACGATTGGCAAGTAAACCAATGTACCTAGCTAGAAAACCGCCAATTTATCTTCCCATCGCGAATAAGTTAACTTAATTTAAGCATAATCCCTCGAACAAGACAACTTATTATTATTTAAAAAATAATATTTATTTCAAAAAAAGAGTGGACTTTCAAAACAAAACCATCAGCCTTTTAAATACATCAAAAAAACTCCCACCATTCAGAACGAATCCTGAACAGTGAAAGCTTCAAATTACTATTTATTTTGTATAATCCTTAACCAAGTCAATAACTTCTTCCATTGTATCGCAGTCATTCAACGCACGATCCGCAAGTTCAGCCATTTTCTTAGTGTCTAGACGTTTCATCAAGCTACGTGTTTGAAGAATAGATGTCGCACTCATTGAGAACTCATCTAAGCCCATTCCCACTAATAATGGTACAGCCATTTGATCGCCACCCATTTCTCCACACATACCAGTCCATTTACCTTCTGCATGAGATGCGTCAATCACGTTTTTGATCAAACGTAAAATTGATGGGTTATATGGTTGGTACAAGTAAGAAACGCGTTCGTTCATACGGTCTGCTGCCATTGTGTATTGGATCAAGTCATTTGTTCCAATACTGAAGAAATCAACTTCTTTAGCGAATTTATCAGCAATTACAGCTGCTGCAGGAATTTCGATCATGATACCAACTTGGATCGTATCAGAAACTTTAGTTCCTTCAGAAACTAATTTTGCTTTTTCTTCTTCAAAGATTTTCTTCGCTGCTCTGAATTCTTTTAATGTCGCAACCATCGGGAACATGATACGTAAGTTACCATGAACAGAAGCACGAAGTAATGCACGCATTTGTGTGCGGAACATTTCGTCGCCACGCTCTGATAAACTGATACGTAACGCACGGTAACCTAAGAATGGGTTCATTTCATGCGGTAATTGAAGATAAGGTAATTCTTTATCTCCACCGATATCCATTGTACGAACCACGACAGGTTTGCCGTTCATCCCTTCAAGTACTGCAGTGTAAGCTTTGTATTGTTCATCTTCCGTTGGGAAATCTGGAGAATCCATGTAAAGGAATTCTGTACGATACAAACCAACAGCTTCAGCCCCATTGTTGTGTACGCCTTCTAAATCTTTAGGTGTACCAATGTTTGCAGCTAATTCGATATGTTTACCATCAGCCGTAACTGTTTCTGCATGTTTTAATTTTTCCCATTCAGCTTTAAGGTCAGCGTATTCTTTGCCTTTTGCTTCAAATTCAGCTTTTTCAGCATCAGACGGGTGAACGATAACATCGCCATCGATTCCGTTAACAGCTAAAATATCGCCTTCTTTGACTTTAGCAGTGATTTCTTTTGTTCCTACAATCGCAGGAATTTCAAGAGAACGAGCCATAATAGCTGAATGTGATGTACGTCCGCCAATATCAGTTACGAATGCTTTTACATACGTACGATCTAATTGAGCGGTATCACTTGGTGTTAAGTCATGAGCAACTACAACCACTTCTTCATTAATCATTGAAGGGTTTGGAAGAGTTACACCTAACAAATGAGCTAAAATACGTTTAGCAACGTCACGGATATCTGCAGCACGTTCTTGCATGTAAGCATTATCATCCATTGCTTCAAACATACCAATATACATGTCTGTTACTTCTTTTAATGCTGATTCGGCATTTACTTTATTATCTTGAATATTTTGTTTGATTTGACCGATCATTTCTGGGTCAGCCAAAACCATTAAATGTGCATCAAATACTTGCGCTTCTTCTTCACCAAGGCTTTGCGCTGCTTTTTCTCTGATTGCTTGTAACTCAGTCGTAGATTTTGCTAGAGCTTCATCTAAACGACTTTCTTCAGCAGATGAATCATCCACAGATTTTTTGTCAAAAGACAAATCAGGTTGAACTAACAGGTAAGCTTTAGCAATAGCAACACCATCACTTGCGGCAATTCCTTTTAGCATTTCAGACATTATTCAGACAATCCTTCTTTTTGCATTGTGTCAACGATTGCTGCTAATGCATCAGCTTCGTCCACACCATCAACTGAGATCGTTACGTCTGAACCTTGACCAACACCTAGAGACATAACGCCCATGATTGATTTAAGGTTAACAGATTTACCTTTGTATTCTAAGTTAATATCTGAGTTGAATTTACTTGCTGTTTGAACTAATAATGTAGCTGGACGAGCGTGAATCCCTGTTTCTGCTACGATGTGAAAATCTTTCTTTTCCATATGAATCGGTCTCCTTCGTAAGTAAAATAATTTTTATGTTAGGGTTTTCCTTTCTTGGTACGTTTCAAGTGAAACTAGATTCTGGATAATACCCTTTCAATTTTTAAGATTACCATTTTTTGTGAGTAGTTACAACACTTTTCACCTATTTTTTATCGAATCAAACTATCAATTATATCTCTTCTTTCATGTAACGATATATAATTCGTCCATTTAATCCAGCTTCTCCAACAATGGACATTCGATCCGGCAAATTTTTCCAAGCTTCCCTGAATGAAGGGAAATCTTTTGGTTCTACAACGATTTCCGCAATCTCGCCTTCTTTTAATGCTTGGATTTGTTCTTCAAAAGGATTTTCAAACATCCTACTAATCACTGCTTTCATGTTAATTTTTGGTCTAATAATATTGTATGACAAAAATAGAGATTTGTCTAAATTGTTCTCATTATTTCTATTAAATCACTCTAAGAAATGTCTAACTTTCTCTCTTTCCGGAAAATTTTACTACTCTTTTTCCTTTACGTTCATAGTTTCATCTTCGTTTTTTAGAGTTCAATTGCTTGATTCTTAGCTAAAAGATGCTATAATATTTTCAAAGGTCAAAAATGGTCAACTAATGTTTTGACCTTGTAACTACGACTTTGATACATGATTTGTCTTATTATAGAAAGGACGTGTTTTATCCTATGATCTGTCAAAATTGCCAGCAAAATCAAGCAACAATCCATTTATACGCAAATGTTAATGGTCAAAGAAAACAATTAGATTATTGCCAAAGTTGCTATCAAAAATTAAAAACACAAGCAAATGATACTCAACCAACAATGTCACAACAAGATCCATTTGGTTTTGGAAGTTTAGATGATTTATACCGCTCTTTATCTCGTCAAATGCAAGAACAACAAGGAAATCCTAATGGTCAAATACCGCCTACACAATTTGGAGACGGTAATGGCTTCAATGGCGGACAACCGCCAAGAGGCAATGCTGGACAAGGAAATGGTTTACTAGGTGAGTACGGAATCAACATTACTCAAGCTGCTCGAAATGGCGACATTGATCCTGTTGTCGGACGTGATGAAGAAATCAAACGAGTTATCGAAATCCTAAATCGCCGAACAAAAAATAACCCTGTCTTAATAGGTGAACCTGGTGTAGGTAAAACTGCCGTTGTTGAAGGACTGGCTCAAAAAATCGTTGATGGCGATGTTCCACAAAAATTATTAGATAAAGAAGTTATACGTTTAGATGTTGTTTCACTCGTTCAAGGAACGGGTATTCGAGGTCAGTTTGAAGAACGGATGCAAAAATTGATTGAAGAAATCAAACAAGCCGAAAATGTGATTCTCTTCATAGATGAAGTTCATGAGATCGTCGGTGCTGGTTCAGCAGGTGACGGAAATATGGATGCCGGCAATATTTTGAAACCAGCTCTAGCTCGTGGCGAATTGCAAATGGTTGGTGCCACAACCTTAAATGAGTACCGTATTATCGAAAAAGATGCAGCCCTAGAAAGACGGATGCAGCCTGTCCGTGTGGATGAACCAACCGTAGATGAAACAATTGCCATACTCAAAGGCTTGCAAAAACGTTACGAGGACTATCATCATGTAAAATACACGGATGAAGCAATTAAAGC
The DNA window shown above is from Enterococcus sp. 4G2_DIV0659 and carries:
- a CDS encoding phosphocarrier protein HPr; this translates as MEKKDFHIVAETGIHARPATLLVQTASKFNSDINLEYKGKSVNLKSIMGVMSLGVGQGSDVTISVDGVDEADALAAIVDTMQKEGLSE
- a CDS encoding DUF1002 domain-containing protein; the protein is MKQKKFALAMSLLLISTSIYSGTAAFATEQSTTTSSTSTETSSSAEQNLQINAVALGNALTKEQKDYTLKELGIKGETPQYTTTGQDLMSFIPDGGFTPEWAVYSSVRMETQKKGAGISVDIATPKNITKITEAQYQNAALTAGITDAKLTVASAVPIDGSGALAGVYKIVEESGGIINRDRVGVAQDEMDVLSKITEENKAKDGYSDEALNAAQEQAKKELAKKTADGKKLTQEDIQQTVESALQSQGIKDVMTSDQVKELTTLMSDMKDKNIFEDFVGQLDLSKTKEQIQEKSKGLWENIKGFFSGIWDSITGK
- the ptsP gene encoding phosphoenolpyruvate--protein phosphotransferase, whose amino-acid sequence is MSEMLKGIAASDGVAIAKAYLLVQPDLSFDKKSVDDSSAEESRLDEALAKSTTELQAIREKAAQSLGEEEAQVFDAHLMVLADPEMIGQIKQNIQDNKVNAESALKEVTDMYIGMFEAMDDNAYMQERAADIRDVAKRILAHLLGVTLPNPSMINEEVVVVAHDLTPSDTAQLDRTYVKAFVTDIGGRTSHSAIMARSLEIPAIVGTKEITAKVKEGDILAVNGIDGDVIVHPSDAEKAEFEAKGKEYADLKAEWEKLKHAETVTADGKHIELAANIGTPKDLEGVHNNGAEAVGLYRTEFLYMDSPDFPTEDEQYKAYTAVLEGMNGKPVVVRTMDIGGDKELPYLQLPHEMNPFLGYRALRISLSERGDEMFRTQMRALLRASVHGNLRIMFPMVATLKEFRAAKKIFEEEKAKLVSEGTKVSDTIQVGIMIEIPAAAVIADKFAKEVDFFSIGTNDLIQYTMAADRMNERVSYLYQPYNPSILRLIKNVIDASHAEGKWTGMCGEMGGDQMAVPLLVGMGLDEFSMSATSILQTRSLMKRLDTKKMAELADRALNDCDTMEEVIDLVKDYTK
- a CDS encoding acyltransferase, coding for MVKKKLSFELMRILAFLMVVFNHVFHYLFYGLEISYEWNVTALLIVVVKPAVPIFMMMSGALLLRKEYSSKELMNKIISVFGVLLLFSLFYYYFDPELQKTEKTFIFLFLSGQISNALWYMYVYLAFLIVLPFIKKMVDTFNEQDYRKFFLILLFFSMLFPYLLRVLGADTSQNDFVKFILSPYLLYFVFGNYYINVKKGKLELLNNRSYLVPLIYLVTLIFSTGIIILSRSNLQDFSLWNNKADSFQYGVLSIALFLMLNKITITSKIMERGIIFLGSKTYFAYLISDFVIHSIYIDLLQRLDFFDNVLIKFTIISICIAIICILFSLILNLLLASSKKLVISIKK
- a CDS encoding helix-turn-helix domain-containing protein, giving the protein MDIGKIIKEQRLKMNMTQEELAQKFHVSRQLISKWENGKSYPDLNQIVEISDLFSQSLDELLRGDKIMFKEVSLEKNKKRILYGIICGLSGLFLAIGGWMAYNKWDEGKLLSFDDVEITSIKKVPLPATDTLPADIEYEIHFEVKKPFVKVSGERDGYQTTSDRNTILVLGQGERSLFGGNKKGRIIISSSRREKGVSPEELNNGKKLVWQNWHDNGKNESKNTLADEGTVILTK